From Permianibacter aggregans, a single genomic window includes:
- a CDS encoding PhnA domain-containing protein gives MSTDAELLARCGGRCELCAAEAPLSSYALPASSGRDDAQIMVCANCAQQIDAETPDAEHWRCLRDSIWSPMPAVQVMAWRILKKLEAEAFAQDILAMVYFDEEMQRWAEAANESASETIVHKDCHGNVLSAGDTVTLIKDLDVKGASFTAKRGTAVRGITLTDNPEHIEGRINGQTIVILCCYVKRS, from the coding sequence ATGTCGACTGATGCGGAATTGTTAGCCCGCTGTGGTGGCCGCTGTGAGCTGTGTGCCGCTGAAGCACCGCTATCGTCGTACGCGCTACCGGCCAGTTCTGGACGTGACGATGCGCAGATAATGGTCTGCGCCAATTGCGCCCAGCAGATCGATGCCGAAACGCCAGATGCCGAACATTGGCGTTGCCTGCGCGACAGCATTTGGAGCCCAATGCCAGCGGTGCAGGTGATGGCCTGGCGCATACTGAAAAAACTGGAAGCAGAAGCCTTTGCCCAGGACATCCTGGCCATGGTGTATTTCGATGAGGAAATGCAGCGTTGGGCTGAAGCCGCGAACGAGTCAGCGAGCGAGACCATCGTTCATAAAGATTGCCATGGCAATGTTTTGAGTGCGGGCGATACCGTAACGCTGATTAAAGATCTGGACGTCAAAGGCGCCAGTTTTACTGCCAAGCGCGGCACGGCGGTGCGCGGTATCACACTGACTGACAACCCGGAACATATTGAAGGCCGGATCAACGGCCAAACGATTGTCATTCTCTGCTGTTACGTGAAGAGATCCTGA
- a CDS encoding DUF3426 domain-containing protein yields the protein MPKVAKPAASAPVPAPAPIPEPEPEIDDEPLWINDDPEVDLAESARETAQGSHSWLSSFTTKEQPQPADADYQPEVDEIDLSLDAPGQHDIEFTPSRHAEALVSETTDEPFLDESELAFEAKFDDEALVSEAPAEALDLTPAETEQGPAFVHRDAPSAAVPEIESIDLDAELPDLRADELDELESLEQNETPEQHMALEPESFDLDIHDPETDSTEAEPSVDEEDTLDEPETPPENDWDLLRPSRDRHEPVFDDDNGLESESEPSRAFAVEESQPDAADEDYLEANEPIDATESDAEESTSDEAVAEPPEAEIPTAETPPPPVEIVDFGETDANWVDPSSRVETVDITNPLPKSRPKAKQIADALRKPTASEPLALDDSWTLEPMGHDSFDHALSQHQQRRFPWKAVLWTLAALLLGTVLAAQYLWSQRVEMRDDPTFGPLIESACEIVGCELPPKRDINKIVIKQKSVIKERDDARKLKIDLLIVNQAGFDQPYPDLMLRFTNIEGKVVAEDRFAPNEYLREMPEEPMMPMDIPVHVSFIVRSPSDAVTGYEFRFLEPKPAK from the coding sequence TTGCCGAAAGTTGCCAAACCTGCCGCGTCGGCGCCTGTTCCGGCGCCTGCACCGATACCTGAACCCGAACCGGAGATCGACGATGAACCACTGTGGATCAACGATGACCCGGAAGTGGATTTGGCCGAATCGGCCCGCGAGACCGCCCAGGGTTCACATAGCTGGTTGAGCTCGTTTACCACCAAGGAACAGCCGCAACCAGCCGATGCCGATTACCAACCGGAAGTCGATGAAATTGATTTAAGCCTGGATGCACCGGGTCAGCACGACATCGAATTCACACCTTCGCGTCATGCTGAAGCCTTGGTATCCGAGACGACTGACGAACCTTTCCTTGATGAAAGCGAATTGGCGTTTGAGGCGAAATTTGACGATGAGGCCCTGGTTTCGGAAGCACCGGCGGAAGCCTTGGATCTGACCCCGGCCGAAACCGAACAAGGACCAGCGTTTGTCCATCGTGATGCGCCGTCTGCGGCCGTGCCGGAAATCGAGAGCATCGATCTGGACGCCGAGCTGCCGGATCTGCGCGCCGACGAACTTGATGAACTGGAATCCCTGGAACAAAACGAAACGCCGGAACAGCACATGGCGCTTGAACCGGAAAGTTTTGATCTGGATATCCATGATCCGGAAACGGACTCGACGGAAGCCGAGCCTTCGGTGGACGAAGAAGATACCCTCGATGAACCGGAAACGCCGCCGGAGAACGACTGGGATTTATTGCGTCCCAGTCGTGATCGTCATGAGCCAGTGTTTGATGACGACAACGGTCTGGAATCGGAATCCGAACCAAGCCGGGCGTTCGCGGTAGAAGAAAGCCAGCCAGACGCTGCTGACGAAGATTACCTTGAGGCCAACGAGCCAATCGACGCGACGGAAAGTGATGCCGAGGAATCGACCAGCGATGAAGCAGTAGCCGAACCGCCAGAAGCAGAAATCCCCACGGCAGAGACGCCTCCGCCACCGGTGGAAATCGTCGACTTCGGTGAAACCGATGCGAACTGGGTCGACCCGAGTTCACGCGTGGAAACCGTCGATATCACTAATCCGCTGCCGAAAAGCCGGCCGAAAGCGAAACAAATCGCTGACGCGTTACGCAAACCCACCGCTAGCGAGCCATTGGCGCTCGATGACAGCTGGACGCTGGAACCGATGGGTCATGACAGTTTTGATCACGCCCTCTCGCAACATCAACAACGTCGCTTCCCGTGGAAGGCGGTGTTGTGGACGTTGGCGGCATTGCTGCTCGGCACCGTATTGGCAGCGCAATACCTCTGGAGTCAGCGTGTCGAAATGCGCGACGACCCGACGTTCGGGCCGTTGATCGAATCGGCTTGTGAGATCGTTGGCTGTGAACTGCCGCCAAAACGCGACATCAACAAAATCGTCATCAAGCAGAAGAGCGTGATCAAGGAACGCGACGACGCCCGCAAGCTGAAAATCGATTTGTTGATCGTCAATCAGGCCGGCTTCGATCAGCCCTACCCGGACCTGATGCTGCGCTTCACCAATATCGAAGGCAAGGTGGTCGCCGAAGACCGTTTCGCGCCGAACGAATACCTGCGCGAGATGCCGGAAGAGCCGATGATGCCGATGGACATTCCGGTGCATGTCTCGTTCATCGTGCGCTCGCCGTCGGACGCGGTCACCGGCTACGAATTCCGCTTTCTGGAACCCAAGCCGGCGAAATAA
- the fis gene encoding DNA-binding transcriptional regulator Fis, protein MENFIVDKAVSSTTPVVQPTLRESVQRAVQNYFDHLEGELPNNLYDLVLAEVEAPMLEVVMKQVRNNQTKAANLLGLNRGTLRKKLKQYDL, encoded by the coding sequence ATGGAAAACTTCATTGTGGACAAAGCCGTTTCCTCCACAACTCCGGTGGTGCAACCGACTCTGCGCGAAAGCGTGCAGCGCGCGGTGCAAAACTACTTCGATCATCTCGAAGGCGAACTGCCGAATAATCTGTATGACCTGGTGCTCGCAGAAGTCGAGGCACCGATGCTGGAAGTGGTCATGAAGCAGGTGCGCAACAACCAGACCAAGGCCGCCAATCTGTTGGGGCTGAACCGTGGCACACTGCGCAAAAAACTGAAGCAATACGATCTGTAA
- a CDS encoding outer membrane beta-barrel protein, with the protein MRSKLLAALALTFALSAQAYDDYPKVYFGIGAGSTEMDNKCPEQFVNCEEEEAFYQMYGGFRFNESYAVEFGYKESGDFGFRYNDDLQAHVELLTLTGLAFVPVGKHFEFFVGVGGAISVVETHDYWDYYYYDDHYTDTGVAGGILAGVQIHPTEFFTIRAQAEQWRNIDGSPAFDGDLDFNWFSLNAQFSF; encoded by the coding sequence ATGCGCAGCAAACTACTCGCGGCACTGGCGCTGACTTTTGCCCTCAGCGCTCAGGCCTATGACGATTACCCGAAAGTGTATTTTGGCATTGGTGCCGGCAGCACCGAAATGGACAACAAGTGCCCGGAGCAGTTCGTCAACTGCGAGGAAGAGGAAGCCTTCTACCAGATGTATGGCGGCTTCCGGTTCAACGAATCCTATGCGGTCGAATTCGGCTACAAGGAATCCGGCGATTTTGGTTTTCGTTACAACGACGACTTGCAGGCCCATGTCGAACTGTTGACGTTGACCGGCTTGGCGTTTGTTCCGGTCGGTAAGCATTTCGAATTCTTCGTTGGCGTTGGCGGTGCGATATCGGTCGTCGAAACCCATGATTACTGGGATTACTATTACTACGACGATCACTACACCGACACCGGTGTTGCCGGTGGCATTCTGGCTGGCGTGCAGATTCACCCGACCGAGTTTTTCACGATTCGCGCGCAGGCAGAACAGTGGCGCAATATCGATGGCTCGCCGGCCTTCGATGGCGATCTCGATTTCAACTGGTTTTCGTTGAACGCCCAGTTTTCGTTTTAG
- a CDS encoding GNAT family N-acetyltransferase, translating into MTINVVAITDAHWPQIETIQAAAYYDVVPEAMAVLRSKWRASPDTCFVAVDHQHRCVGYLLSHPWQGEQPPKLDTEIAGSITATELFIHDLAIAPPARGQGIAAALFQRVLDTVIEKGFAALFLVAVQNSQAYWHNFGFTQKYGYAVPDSYGDGACLMHKPI; encoded by the coding sequence ATGACCATCAATGTGGTGGCGATTACCGATGCGCACTGGCCGCAAATCGAGACCATTCAAGCAGCCGCTTATTACGATGTCGTACCGGAAGCGATGGCGGTGTTGCGCAGCAAATGGCGGGCTTCACCCGACACTTGTTTTGTCGCGGTGGATCATCAGCATCGCTGCGTTGGTTATCTATTGTCACATCCATGGCAGGGTGAGCAGCCGCCGAAACTCGATACCGAGATCGCCGGCTCGATAACGGCAACGGAATTGTTTATTCATGACCTGGCCATTGCGCCGCCAGCACGAGGTCAAGGTATTGCAGCGGCACTTTTCCAGCGTGTTCTGGATACGGTGATCGAGAAAGGTTTTGCTGCGCTTTTTTTGGTTGCTGTGCAGAACTCACAAGCGTATTGGCATAACTTCGGTTTCACGCAAAAGTATGGCTACGCCGTCCCCGACAGCTACGGTGACGGCGCTTGTTTGATGCATAAGCCCATTTAG
- the purD gene encoding phosphoribosylamine--glycine ligase — MNVLVIGNGGREHALSWKVAQSPKVKKVYVAPGNPGTARETKCENVNIAATDVEQLLVFAQSHGIDLTIVGPEAPLAAGVVDAFRAADQKIFGPHKFAAQLESSKAFAKDFLARHNIPTAQYQTFTEITPAKAYVEKMGAPIVIKADGLAAGKGVIVAMSKDEAFAAIDDMLSGNKFGEAGSRVVIEEFLTGEEASFIVMVDGEHVIPMATSQDHKRRDDGDKGPNTGGMGAYSPAPVVTQAVHDRVMKEIIWPTVNGMKSDGHPYVGFLYAGLMINDEGAPKVIEFNCRFGDPETQPIMMRLQSDLVELCLAGADGELSEVNPEWDERAALGVVLAAANYPETPRKGDVISGLEQTVADAKVFHAGTSEKDGKVITSGGRVLCATALGANITEAQANAYALANTISWDGMFYRKDIGWRAIAREK, encoded by the coding sequence ATGAATGTACTGGTCATTGGCAACGGTGGGCGCGAACACGCGCTGAGCTGGAAAGTGGCGCAGAGTCCAAAGGTCAAAAAGGTTTATGTCGCACCGGGCAATCCGGGCACCGCGCGCGAAACCAAATGCGAGAACGTCAATATCGCAGCGACCGATGTCGAGCAGTTGCTGGTGTTTGCCCAATCACACGGCATTGACCTGACGATTGTTGGTCCGGAAGCGCCGCTGGCTGCTGGCGTTGTCGATGCCTTCCGCGCCGCCGATCAGAAAATTTTCGGGCCGCATAAATTTGCCGCGCAGCTGGAAAGCTCGAAAGCCTTCGCCAAGGATTTTCTCGCCCGTCACAACATCCCGACGGCGCAATATCAGACCTTTACCGAGATCACGCCAGCGAAAGCCTATGTCGAAAAGATGGGCGCGCCAATCGTCATCAAAGCCGACGGCCTTGCCGCCGGCAAAGGCGTCATTGTCGCGATGAGCAAAGACGAAGCCTTCGCCGCCATTGACGATATGTTGTCCGGCAATAAATTCGGTGAAGCCGGTTCGCGCGTCGTCATTGAGGAATTCTTAACCGGCGAAGAGGCGAGCTTTATCGTCATGGTTGATGGCGAGCACGTTATCCCGATGGCAACCTCGCAGGACCACAAGCGCCGCGATGACGGCGATAAAGGACCGAACACGGGCGGTATGGGCGCCTACTCACCGGCACCGGTCGTGACTCAGGCGGTGCACGATCGGGTCATGAAAGAAATCATTTGGCCAACCGTCAATGGCATGAAAAGCGATGGTCATCCCTATGTCGGTTTTCTTTATGCTGGTTTGATGATCAACGATGAAGGCGCGCCGAAGGTGATCGAATTCAACTGCCGTTTCGGCGACCCGGAAACCCAGCCGATCATGATGCGTCTGCAATCGGATTTGGTGGAGCTGTGTTTGGCCGGTGCCGATGGCGAATTATCCGAAGTCAATCCGGAATGGGATGAACGCGCCGCGCTCGGCGTGGTACTCGCTGCCGCCAATTACCCGGAAACGCCACGCAAAGGCGATGTCATCAGCGGCCTGGAACAAACGGTGGCGGACGCGAAAGTGTTCCATGCCGGCACCAGCGAAAAAGACGGTAAGGTCATCACCAGCGGCGGTCGCGTGCTGTGCGCAACGGCGCTTGGTGCCAACATCACCGAAGCGCAAGCAAATGCCTACGCACTTGCGAACACCATTTCTTGGGACGGAATGTTTTATCGCAAGGATATTGGCTGGCGCGCGATTGCCAGAGAAAAATAA
- the dusB gene encoding tRNA dihydrouridine synthase DusB codes for MQVGPYQLPNALWLAPMAGVTDRPFRQLCRDLGAGQAVAEMISANPALWDTEKTQRRMDHAGESGLRAVQIAGADPDWMAEAARFNAERGAQIIDINMGCPAKKVCHKYAGSALMADLKLAQDIIRAVVEAVDIPVTVKMRTGPKPDLINAVSLAQMAEAAGATLVTVHGRTRDQLYKGFAQHETVTAVKQAVRIPVIANGDIDSPEKAKQILEQTGVDALMIGRAAQGNPWIFREIQHFLETGERLPPPSLEEVQHVMDRHLAQLHSFYGEYKGLRIARKHVGWYLEGRPGGEAFKAQFHQIEDAGEQRRRLTAFWQQCQQTEPTLTGNSEQKAA; via the coding sequence ATGCAAGTTGGCCCGTATCAGTTACCGAATGCGCTATGGCTCGCGCCGATGGCGGGGGTAACCGATCGCCCGTTCCGGCAGCTTTGCCGCGATCTCGGTGCCGGCCAGGCGGTAGCGGAAATGATTTCAGCCAATCCTGCGCTCTGGGATACCGAAAAAACCCAGCGCCGGATGGACCATGCCGGTGAGTCGGGTTTGCGGGCCGTGCAAATCGCTGGCGCCGACCCTGACTGGATGGCCGAAGCGGCCCGTTTCAATGCCGAACGCGGCGCCCAGATCATCGATATCAACATGGGTTGCCCGGCGAAAAAGGTCTGCCACAAGTATGCCGGTTCGGCGCTGATGGCTGATCTGAAGCTGGCACAAGACATCATTCGTGCCGTCGTTGAAGCCGTCGATATCCCGGTGACGGTGAAAATGCGCACCGGCCCGAAACCAGACCTGATCAACGCCGTGAGCTTGGCACAAATGGCCGAGGCCGCCGGCGCCACGCTGGTCACCGTGCACGGTCGCACCCGCGACCAGCTTTACAAGGGTTTTGCCCAGCACGAGACCGTTACGGCGGTGAAACAAGCTGTGCGCATTCCGGTCATCGCCAACGGCGATATCGACTCACCGGAAAAAGCCAAACAGATTCTCGAACAAACGGGAGTCGATGCCTTGATGATCGGCCGCGCCGCGCAAGGCAACCCGTGGATCTTCCGCGAAATTCAGCACTTTCTTGAGACCGGTGAACGCTTGCCGCCACCGTCGCTGGAGGAAGTGCAGCACGTCATGGATCGGCACTTGGCCCAGTTGCATTCGTTTTACGGCGAATACAAGGGCTTGCGCATTGCCCGCAAACACGTCGGCTGGTACCTCGAAGGTCGCCCCGGTGGTGAAGCGTTCAAAGCGCAGTTTCATCAAATCGAAGACGCCGGCGAACAACGCCGTCGGCTCACCGCTTTCTGGCAGCAATGTCAGCAAACGGAACCCACGTTAACTGGTAACTCTGAACAAAAGGCAGCTTAA
- the purH gene encoding bifunctional phosphoribosylaminoimidazolecarboxamide formyltransferase/IMP cyclohydrolase, whose amino-acid sequence MTDIRPIRRALLSVSDKTGIVEFARELSTLGVQLLSTGGTFKLLQQNGIAVTEVSDYTGFPEMMDGRVKTLHPKVHGGILGRRGTDDAVMKDHGIDAIDLVVVNLYPFAQTVAKPDCTLTDAIENIDIGGPTMVRAAAKNHKDVAIVVNAGDYSDIIVALKNGGLNFAQRFNLAVKAFEHTAMYDGMIANYLGATKATGERETFPRTFNSQFIKKQDMRYGENPHQSAAFYIEANPSEPSVATAIQLQGKELSFNNVADTDAALECVKSFVKPACVIVKHANPCGVAVSLDGVRAAYELAYATDPESAFGGIIAFNRELDAETAKLIVERQFVEVIIAPKVSDAAKQVVAVKQNVRLLECGEWDSVRAQGFDYKRVNGGLLVQDRDNGMITEADLKVVTKRVPTEAEMHDLIFAWKVAKFVKSNAIVYAKNRQTVGIGAGQMSRVNSARIAAIKAEHAGLAVQNAVMASDAFFPFRDGIDNAAKNGIACVIQPGGSMRDAEVIAAADEHGMAMVFTGMRHFRH is encoded by the coding sequence ATGACTGATATTCGCCCGATCCGCCGCGCGCTGCTGAGCGTTTCCGACAAAACCGGCATTGTTGAATTTGCCCGTGAGCTGAGCACGCTCGGCGTGCAATTGCTGTCCACCGGCGGCACGTTCAAACTGCTGCAACAAAACGGCATTGCCGTCACCGAAGTGTCCGACTACACCGGTTTTCCGGAGATGATGGATGGCCGGGTGAAAACCCTGCACCCGAAAGTGCATGGTGGTATTTTGGGTCGCCGCGGCACCGATGACGCGGTCATGAAAGATCATGGTATCGACGCCATTGATCTGGTCGTCGTCAATCTCTATCCGTTTGCGCAAACGGTCGCGAAACCGGATTGCACGTTGACCGATGCCATCGAGAACATCGATATCGGCGGCCCGACGATGGTGCGCGCCGCAGCCAAGAATCACAAAGACGTCGCGATTGTCGTCAACGCCGGTGATTACAGCGATATCATCGTCGCGCTGAAAAATGGCGGGCTTAACTTTGCGCAGCGTTTCAATCTGGCGGTCAAAGCCTTCGAACACACGGCGATGTACGACGGCATGATTGCCAATTACCTCGGCGCCACCAAAGCAACTGGTGAGCGCGAAACTTTCCCGCGTACGTTCAACAGCCAGTTCATCAAAAAGCAGGACATGCGCTACGGCGAAAACCCGCATCAGTCAGCGGCGTTTTATATCGAAGCCAATCCGTCCGAACCCAGCGTTGCCACCGCCATTCAATTGCAAGGCAAAGAGCTGTCGTTCAACAACGTTGCCGATACCGATGCCGCGCTGGAGTGTGTGAAATCCTTCGTGAAACCGGCTTGCGTCATCGTCAAGCACGCCAATCCTTGTGGTGTCGCCGTCAGCCTTGATGGTGTTCGCGCGGCTTATGAGCTCGCCTACGCCACCGATCCGGAAAGCGCGTTCGGCGGCATCATCGCGTTCAACCGTGAGCTCGATGCGGAAACCGCAAAACTGATCGTCGAACGTCAGTTTGTCGAAGTGATCATCGCCCCGAAAGTATCCGATGCCGCAAAACAAGTCGTCGCCGTCAAACAGAATGTGCGACTGCTGGAATGCGGTGAATGGGACAGCGTGCGCGCGCAAGGGTTTGACTACAAGCGCGTTAACGGCGGCTTGCTGGTGCAGGACCGTGACAACGGCATGATCACCGAAGCGGATCTGAAAGTCGTCACCAAGCGCGTACCGACTGAAGCGGAAATGCACGACCTGATATTCGCTTGGAAAGTCGCCAAGTTCGTCAAATCGAACGCGATTGTTTACGCGAAAAATCGTCAGACGGTCGGCATTGGTGCCGGCCAGATGAGCCGGGTCAATTCGGCCCGTATCGCCGCGATCAAAGCTGAACACGCTGGTTTAGCCGTGCAAAACGCCGTGATGGCTTCCGACGCCTTCTTCCCGTTCCGCGATGGCATCGATAACGCCGCCAAGAATGGCATTGCTTGCGTCATTCAACCCGGCGGCTCGATGCGCGACGCCGAAGTCATTGCCGCGGCCGACGAGCACGGCATGGCGATGGTGTTTACCGGCATGCGTCACTTCCGCCACTAA